A segment of the Nitrosopumilus sp. genome:
CATGCTTGGTGAGTTGATCCTCAAAGATGATCTTTTTTTCAAACGAATTATCATGATGAATTTCAGAGTGTGCCAGCAACACAAATTGGTCATTTTGATCACGGATTACGATCGTTACAAGGCCCGTGGAGCCGGTTTCAACTGTTCCAGAAATTCTAATCTGTTCGTCCACGTAAAATAGATCCCCGTCAGCTTGAATGCTGTCAACCTCTGCAAATGCAGGGTTTGCAAATAATCCTAAAAATAAAAACATTCCAAGAGAATAAAACCAGTACCGGTTTTTGTTCAACGAAACAAAGTAACATCACATTTAATTTAAGAAAAACGTAGAATTTCTCCGCATGAGTCATGCATAAACAATAAAAATAATTTTCTCAATGTCAACAATTCAGGTATTTAATACCAGCATGAATGACTCACGACAAATTCAGGTCCGTTTGAATTACTTTCTGTCTCGAAGCTGTTGTGCAATCATCGGCAAGAATGCTCCAACGTCAGATACGATTCCCATCGCTTGCCACGTTCCCCTGTCCATGAGCTTGGTAACGGTAGGCTGACTGATGTCAATTACGATTACTTTGACCTTTGCAGGAAGCATGTTTCCTGTTGCAATTGAATGAAGCATGGTGGAGATCATAATGACCATGTCTGCATCCTTTAGGACTTTTTTGTATTGTCTTTGGGCCTGAGTGACATCGGTGATTACGTCAGGCAACGGCCCGTCATCCCTGATTGATCCTGCCAAGACAAATGGCACCTTGTTTTTTACACATTCGTACATTATTCCCTTGGTCAGTTTCTTGGATTTTACCATGTTTGCAATTGAGCCGGCCTTGAAAACAGCGTTGATTGTATCCATGTGATTTCTATGTCCGTGATATGCCAGTGTGGCATCATGAACGTTCATTCCAAGCGAGGTTCCCAAAGTGGCATACTCTATGTCATGCACTGCAAGGGCATTTCCTGCCAAAACGCCTCCAACATACCCAGATCTTATCAGTTCAGATACCGCATCGTCAGCTCCAGTATGCACTATTGCGGGACCTCCCACGATGACTATCTTTCCGCCGTTTTTCTTGGTATTGTAAATGTCATCTGCAACCTGTTTTGCTATGTGTTGGGTAGGTCTCTCACTTGAGCTTGAGCTGCCCATGAATTCAAAAACGTTGACGCCTTCCCTTGGACGCTCAGGAGGAATTATTTTGACCCCCATTTCGCCAACAATAATCTGATCATTTTTTTTCACATCCCGAACAGGAACGCAAAACGCCTTCTTGCCCTTGACAACTATGCATTTGTCCATCATCATGTTTCCAACCAGGACCCATGTTCCCTTGTGAAAAACGTGGGTCTGATTGTTGGTTGTACTGTAAAAATTATCAGGCATTACACAATCCTTTGGTGATTTTTTTAGTAAGATTTCATTTTGAATTTTTGATACGGCCCCCAGACGATAAACTGTTTTTAATATTTCATCCAAATGGCTTTGGTCTTTTCCCGTAATGGATAATCGTGCAAAAGACTGATCCATTTTCTTTTTTCCAATTTCAATTTCCTCTACCTGAAACTCCCCTTGCAGATCCATTATCTTGTCAAAAATTTTTGTCAGGATGGAAGAGTCAATAAGATGACCGCTGACCTCGATGTCCTGAGAAAATTTACTCATTTTATTATAAAATGACTAATCTAACTAAAGCTTTACGTTTTATTTCAAGGCTATACGGGCAAGATTACTTTGCCTTCAAACTTTTCAATATTGTCGCTTTCAAAGGCCTTTTCCAATATCTCTTTTTGCGACTTTGTAACTCCCTGAACAATTGTTTTCGAGGATCCTGTCCTATCAACTAGCGCAAGAATGTATCCACTTTTGTCAGTAAGAATGAAACCGGCTGATTCGTCAACGAATGCATACAGGTTTTCTTCGCCTACAGGAATCCACGCGTTTGACTTGTTCTCAGCCAAAGCCAATGCGGGCATCGCCTTTCCGTCAGTTAGCGTATTCAGATACTCCCTAGCTGCTGCCACTCTTTTTTGGCCCAACTTTAAAGCCTGAAAATACTGCATCATTCACAGAGAGTTCAGTTATTATAAAAACAATGTCACTTCAGAAGATTGTTATAGAATTCCAAGTTTAGAGAAATCATGCCTTTAACAAACAACGTGATCATCAAGCTAAACGAAATTACAATGATGGTAGAGGACAAATCGATGCTTTCAGAAACCCAAGTGGATGAGATCAAAGTAATTTTCAAAAAGATCGTTGAAAGCAATGAAAGGTATGATCTAGACGAGATTGAATTCTGGTTTGAAAATGAGGGAAGCTGGACAGTCAGAGCACCACGAGTCAGAATTACAAATCTTGCAGGCTACGTTCAAGACAAATATCAGCAGACTGCCCATTTGAGAATCATCTCAGATGACGATTGCAGCTGTGGAAACTAGGTTTCAAGTTGTTCTAGCAGCCTGCCTACAATTTTTGCATTTTCTGTTCTTTCGCCCATTATTTCCTTTATTCGAAGATCGTTTCTGTCATCGTTGGAAATGATTTGAAAGTATTCCTCGTCTAAATCGTTGTTTGCCTGTAGCCTCTTGATTACCTCAAACAAAATTCCTATGATTTGCTTTTGCGCATCAATCAACTCGTCTTTACTACTGTCTGACATGTCTACTTTGTATCTTTGAGAATCTTTCTAAATAATACTTTACAATGAAAAATGCAATTATCAGTGTAAATAACAGGTTCAATAGCAAGCTAAAGATCTCACCATCACACTACGCAATATTGTTCAGACAGTTTATGAAGTCAATATCTGCTCATCTCTCCATTCTATTCCATCTTCACGTACGTAAAAAGAGGTGAATAAGACAGATTCGCTGCTTCAAGAAAGATAAGAACTAGGATACATCAAAAATATCATTTTCTGTAAATGAAACATCTGAATCTGATTGGTAGTTATAGATCTCTCATCATAGTATCAAAAACTAATCTTGGAATATGTCGGAAGATAATAGATTTACAACAATAACAACTCGTGATTATGGTTGTCAAATCACAGGTGAAATAAATCTGGAGAATAAATGCTCGCAACACACCAAGGGGAATTTTAACAAATGACATGATGTGAAGAACTGAAATCAAAGGATAAAATATCCAAAAGGAATAACGCAAGACATCCAAAGATGCGAAAGATGTAGGGAAACCAATTATGGCAACCGTATCGGAAGCGAAGGAAGATAGGATAAAGGATGTAATCAAGAAGCATATTCAATCATGGCATGAACAGAAGTGTTATCTATTACAGACATATAACGTGAGAAATGCATGAAATAAAATTTACTGTGGACCATAAAGATAACGTGGGAACAATGGTGATTGAATGTTTCAATGATCCTGAAATAAAACATCGTATTTCAGCAGCTTCATTTACCACAACAGAATTGAGTGATGGGAAGATTGAGTTAGAAATACGATACTCAGTATTTGGCGAATAGATCTGAAAAACAATTCCATCCAACCCTGAAATAGTTTTCCAGGCATTTACAAGTCACAATTTCACTGCAATTTGCGGATCTTTAGGTGCATAATCATCGATGTCCCAAGAGCAAGATAAAATGACAATGCACTCATTGTAAAGTGGATTCCCTAACAAGACAGGGACAATTTGAAAAGGCAATTGAGACATATGATAAGGCAATTAAAGTCAATCATGACTTTACAGAAGGATGGTTTCGCATAGTCCATACAGTATACAACAATGATCAACATGACTTGGCCATACAGTATTTTGATCAGGCCATCAAGATAGATCCCAGACATACTGATGCATATATTGGCAAGGTATTCACATCAATGATTCTTGAAAGACTTGTTGATGCACCAAAAAATGCAGATGCATCTGTTCAGACATATCCCGACAAACAAGCATGCAGGTAAATGTACAAAACAGTACTTGGTGTTTCAAAATCCCAATAAGAGGGCATTTTGGATTATTTTACATCCGAGTAAGTCTTTTTTATGATACCCCAACTCGCATTTTAATCGGACCCATAATTGTCACATTTCGTTTTGAATTTTTCACAGATTCCAGTAATGTAATTTGATTGCATATTACAAAAGAATCAAAAAATAAACATTTCACGGTTAATCTTTTAAACAAGTTTTGAATAATTCACGCATGCATCGATCTTCCAAAATTAAACTTACAGTTATTGGCGGTTTTTCTCTTGCCGCAGTCGAGATAGCATTACTTATGGTCTTTGTTGGTGTTAACTAACAGGCTTTTGAATCCCGCAGTGAAATAATTAAAAACAAATTTTGTGAGCACATGTTGCAATAAAAATCAGATTTAAGATTCAATTCGGCATTTTGTTGCGGTTGCCGCAGCTGTCATGATTTGGATTTATGTTGATTGTGGAGGCTTGTTGAAAGTAGAATGCCATCAAGTGATTTTACAAAGATGACAGTTTTCAAGAATACACTTCAAACATAGAGTCATTTCAAGGGAAATATCTCGAGACGGTTGCTTCGTTAAGGTGCAAGTCTTGCGTTAAAAATTATATCCCCACAATCGTATCATTGAATTATTTATCAGACATCACCTGCATGAATAATTCTTTTAGTTTTGGATGAACAATGTCCTTTTTAGCAGATTCAAAGAACGAATTCAGTTTTTCTTTGGGATGGCCCTCTTTTTGGTACAACCTTGCCTGTAACGCCATCTCCAGTCTATCAATCTGATGTACAATTTTTGACTCAGGTGAACTGTTTTCTTGGTATTCATCCCATATTTCCAAATACTGGAACTTTATTGCGTCAGGCAGATGTTCCACAATTTCAGAAAATGCCTTATTTTCCAACGCCGTCTTTTTTTCCCTAGGGATTTGATCGGGTATGATATCCCCCGTCTTTGATTCTGCCAGGTCATGAAGCATCGCCATTTTTAGAATTTTTTCAGAATCATGATTTTCCAAATCGGATATCACCATGGACATGATTGCCATGGAATACGAATGGTCTGCAACAGATTCAGGATCACTTAAGGACAGCTTGTCTATCCATCCCTGCCTTGAAACATTTTTGAGATTTGCCACAATCTTGAAAAAATCCAGCATCATATGTTGCATGATGTACAGACTTTCTCCTAATGAATTTTCACAATTCAGTTTCGAACAACATAATAGTAATTTCAAAGGCAGGCAATACATGAAGATATACACAAAGACAGGTGACGATGGAAACACAGGTTTGCAAGGAAACTATAGAATAGCAAAATCACATCCGAGAATTTTGGCCTACGGTACGGTGGATGAGGCAAACGCCGCACTTGGAATAGTGTTAACCAATTCGTTGGATGATGATGTCGCCAATCTCCTGACAAAGATACAAAATGACCTGTTTGTTGTAGGTGCGGATCTTTCAAACCCCAACCTAAACGACGTAAAGAATAGGGTGTCATTGAATTTGATCGAATTGTTGGAACAGCACATAGATAAATTTGAGTTAGAGCTACCTCCCCTAACTAATTTTATTTTGCCTGGAGGAGACACAGCTGCAGCACAGCTGCACTATGTGAGAACAGTAATCAGGAGGGCTGAGACTCAAACGGTTCAGCTCAGTGAAAAGGACGAAATCAACTCCAATTGCATAAAATACCTTAACAGGCTATCGGATCTGTTTTTTGTAATGGGTCGCTTGATCAACAAACGAAAAAACAGAGAGGACATCGTATGGAAGAGCTAAAATAAAAAAATTCCAAAACTCCAATAGATCACACTGATTAGTTGTGGAATCATTATTTTGTGAAATTTTGACATGGAATAATTAACGACAAGCAATACAAAATTCAAGTTCACTCCAACAAATTCAGAAATCAGTAAGATTCATTATCATACCAGAATCGTTTCAATAAAGCAAAATTTGACAGGAGTTTAACCAGATTTCACGTATATTTAAGATCAAAGACAAACTTTAATTCCTCGGCTGAATTTCTTTTTTTTAAGTGCCGAGGTAGCTCAGCCTGGGAGAGCACTCGGCTGAAGACCGGGCTGTCGCTTGTTCAAATCATGCCCTCGGCACCATAACTTCATCAACCATATTTTCTTACAGGTATCCGTCAGCATATCTCAAGGTAAAAATTGCATCAAAATTTCAATTTTTTAAAAAACAGCGAATGCAAATCATTGGTGATGGATATCATCAGGAGATAGCAAATGAAACCAGCCATCATTTATTCTAGAAAACACCAACAAAATGAATTGATTCTACGGATAAATTATGCATAATCTTTAAAAGCCACCCCATCTCAAAACATTCGATATTAATGGCTGAAAAAAAGGATGCAAAGAAAAATGTGAAAAAAACATCTACGAAAAAATCCACCACCACTAAAACCAAGTCCAAAGCAAGAAGCAAGAAAGTCAAAGATGAGCCTGTCAGTGACGGACTAATCATAGTGGAAGATGATATTGAAATTGATCAGGAAAAAATAAATGAAGAAAGACGAGCATATCTTGAAGAAGCTCGATCACAAGAAGCAATAGACTAGAAATCTTTATCCGATCCGATGACGTAAACCATCTATGCATGCACTATGTTTGATTCTAGTAAAGCCCGGAAAGGCCGACTCGGTTGTTGGCATTTTAAAGAAAAAACGTAAAATTGTAAAACAGGCAATGATCGTGGCTGGAAGAGCTGATGTTAGTGTTCTCCTGCAGGGGAACATAGATGAGATCAACGGGATGGTCATTGATTTTAAAAAAATCAAAGACATAGTGGAAACAGAGACTCTGATTGAAGTGGAGGTAGACATGGGATGGTAAGGGCCATTATCTTGGTAAAATCGCCAAAAAAACTAATCTCAGTTAGACTGAAAAAAGTTTCACTAGTTACAGACTCATTTCCAACAAGCGGACAGTTTGACGCCGTTGTGATAATTGATGTTGAAGAACTTTCCCAGATCAAGGACATCGCAAACCAAATTCAGAAAATTAACGGAGTTGAAAGGACTGAAACCATGGTTGAGGTTCAATGATATTATTGATCCAAAAATTTACGGCTTACTTGAAAATTGTCTTTCAAATCTAATTTATTATAACGATGAAAAATATTCTATCAGCATTTATGCAAAACCTGTAGGCAGTACAAACAAGATGTTGGAACAAATAATCTTGATAATGAATATGATGAAGAAAGATGAAAATATCTGATAAATTTATCCCAACTTATCCGCATCTGGGAGTACGAAATCAAGGAATCAGTGGACATGTGTGTGGATAGGATAAAGCGGAGAATCCCTATTTGTTGAAAGCAAAGATTAAACTTAACTTTGATTGAACCTAATCAAATTCGTGGAATTGGTATTCTTTGTCTTGTTGATGCTTGCTTATCCGGCAATAGATTCTGAAGAATTTTGCAATCTGTATGAGGAAAATCATTTTTCATACGAGCAATTATTTGAAATAACCAAACAAGAGATGCACAAAGAACCCGTAACATCATACTTTCTATCACAAATCCCTGATGGTTGGTATGTTACCGGTTTAGTGGAGGAACCGTCTCACGTGAGGATGCAGTCTAGCTATTTCTTTGAATCTGATGATGCTTTTGCCTCTGTGGATTATTTTTTTACGCCCTGTTTTTTTGATCCTCATCCTACCAAACTGTACTACCATGATCAAGAAAACGGGATTACTATAGATCTGACAACTGGATTTGATTATGACCTGTGGGAAGTCACAGGATATGACGTAATGATTGAATCTGTCCGTGATCTTTCATTTTACACTACTCATGAAAAATGGCTAAATCTAAACAATCAAACAGTCTACTTGTTTCCAGAGTCCTCTGACACCTTGACTGATAGGGGATACGTCATGGAAGAACTGCCTTTCTTGCTTAATTCTGAAAAATAGTCATAACAAGGTTCATGGGTGGAAATTAGCCTAAAGTAATGAAGATAAGAGTAATTTCACAATGAACCATCTTTTCATGATATCTATACCAAACGGCCCACAGGGATTCTTTCACAGAATTTAACACACAGAAAACAACGTCTGCATGATGAAGCCAAACATCTGGAACGCTGTAGGCGTAATCTACACCAAGGAAGAGGCCGAAGAGGAGCTAAAGAGGGCAGACGTGGATGTGTAGCAGGAATATCTTAACCAGTACACCACAGGCAGGGATTCAATCTTTGGTAAGATAGAGAGTGATGATGAAGATCAATCTTTGAGTGAATGGAATTAGACTTTGTATTTTAACTATTTATCATAATATGATATTCTATATGCCTGCCAACGGACCCGTAAGTCTGACAAGACAGACAATTTTTTGCTTTATTCCAATTATGGACATGTATGCGGCTTATCATGTCAAAAAACTACGATGGTACTTGTTGATAATGATTGGCCTTGGAATTGCAATGATTGCCGTTACAGAAACAATGATGCCTTCAACCTTGACAGATGAGCCGATGAATACAATTAATGATGACGGGGAAATTGACTGGCTTAAGGTTGTGTTTGGTCCTGATCCTCAAACTGCCATTGCATCGATGTTGGTTGACATGGCAATCAGCTTTGCTGTTGCAATATACTTTATCAGAAAATGGTCCAAGAAATGGAATGAATCCCTTTCAAATTCCAATTAGCACTTCGTTCATCATATTTGATTTCAGATTTTACTATTGAACGATAGTCTCAAAATCCTCTCAGGGGATCATGGTAAAAATAGAGACTCATTCTTTATTGTTGGAACTGAAATAAAAAAAACAAACTCTATGTACGTTTAGATGTACAAAGAACTGATAAGTCTCCGAGGAATCAAATTTATTCTGAAATAAAAGAAATAAAAAATTGGAACTCATAGTCCATGCAAGATCCCGTGTGATTTCCTTTAGAGCACTTCGAACTCAGGGGGTAGAGGTGAACTCGTTCCTAAGTACAATATGAAATTATCAAAGATAAGCATGTCTATGGATTCGTACTAGGATCAATGAAAAATATTACAAAGTCATTAGTAAATCTTGAAAATACTTTATTTCTAATTGTAATTCTCACTTTCAAGATTCATAAGTTGATATTTTTTCAGTCGTTTTATGGTGCAATACCGCTTGACCTGCAAGAAGTGTGACATTGATCATACCCACCACACGGATGACCTTGAGACCGCATTGGATTTCTGGAAGAACTGGAACAGGCAGTACGGAGAGAACATGAAGTGTCTGCATGACTATGTTATAGAGACTTTGGATTGATTACAGTCACTAAAACTAGTACGCCCCAAAAGTAACTCGCACAAGGTCATATGGAAAAGAAGTCTTCTAAATAGTACTTTCAGTATTTTATCATCTCGATTCATAAAATAATTTGTACGCTGTTATTTTTTGTCCGAGTTACTTGTTTTTAAAAAGCCATAAAGTCCAGCACCTACATGTCTAAAATCAAACGAGAAATGTCATAGCGAGGTTCATGGGTGGAAGTTGATTCAAGCCTGAAATGTTTGTGTATGGGATTACGTGGAGCGTGTGTAGATTTATGATGTGAATGTATGTGGTAATTTGCATCCAAATTCACTAAAGAATTGACGGTGGTAATTTTATTTCTCTCCAATTAGAGGAATCAGACTTAGAATATGTTGTGCTGTATCTTCATGATATAATAT
Coding sequences within it:
- a CDS encoding TIGR00300 family protein is translated as MSKFSQDIEVSGHLIDSSILTKIFDKIMDLQGEFQVEEIEIGKKKMDQSFARLSITGKDQSHLDEILKTVYRLGAVSKIQNEILLKKSPKDCVMPDNFYSTTNNQTHVFHKGTWVLVGNMMMDKCIVVKGKKAFCVPVRDVKKNDQIIVGEMGVKIIPPERPREGVNVFEFMGSSSSSERPTQHIAKQVADDIYNTKKNGGKIVIVGGPAIVHTGADDAVSELIRSGYVGGVLAGNALAVHDIEYATLGTSLGMNVHDATLAYHGHRNHMDTINAVFKAGSIANMVKSKKLTKGIMYECVKNKVPFVLAGSIRDDGPLPDVITDVTQAQRQYKKVLKDADMVIMISTMLHSIATGNMLPAKVKVIVIDISQPTVTKLMDRGTWQAMGIVSDVGAFLPMIAQQLRDRK
- a CDS encoding hydrolase; translated protein: MSDSSKDELIDAQKQIIGILFEVIKRLQANNDLDEEYFQIISNDDRNDLRIKEIMGERTENAKIVGRLLEQLET
- a CDS encoding tetratricopeptide repeat protein; translated protein: MDSLTRQGQFEKAIETYDKAIKVNHDFTEGWFRIVHTVYNNDQHDLAIQYFDQAIKIDPRHTDAYIGKVFTSMILERLVDAPKNADASVQTYPDKQACR
- a CDS encoding HD domain-containing protein; this encodes MMLDFFKIVANLKNVSRQGWIDKLSLSDPESVADHSYSMAIMSMVISDLENHDSEKILKMAMLHDLAESKTGDIIPDQIPREKKTALENKAFSEIVEHLPDAIKFQYLEIWDEYQENSSPESKIVHQIDRLEMALQARLYQKEGHPKEKLNSFFESAKKDIVHPKLKELFMQVMSDK
- a CDS encoding cob(I)yrinic acid a,c-diamide adenosyltransferase, producing MKIYTKTGDDGNTGLQGNYRIAKSHPRILAYGTVDEANAALGIVLTNSLDDDVANLLTKIQNDLFVVGADLSNPNLNDVKNRVSLNLIELLEQHIDKFELELPPLTNFILPGGDTAAAQLHYVRTVIRRAETQTVQLSEKDEINSNCIKYLNRLSDLFFVMGRLINKRKNREDIVWKS
- a CDS encoding Lrp/AsnC family transcriptional regulator; translated protein: MVRAIILVKSPKKLISVRLKKVSLVTDSFPTSGQFDAVVIIDVEELSQIKDIANQIQKINGVERTETMVEVQ